The Cohnella abietis genome has a segment encoding these proteins:
- a CDS encoding S-layer homology domain-containing protein: MGISEDNTSRFPDVKSTDWFAGAVNAAAKAGFVDGTFRPNANITSEQMAVMITHAMSFAGKKTNADARGLSVFTDSPFFSSWAKDVVAQSVSAGVIYGRTATTFSL; this comes from the coding sequence ATGGGTATCTCTGAAGACAACACTTCCAGATTCCCGGATGTCAAATCGACGGATTGGTTCGCAGGAGCAGTCAATGCAGCAGCTAAAGCGGGATTTGTTGATGGTACCTTTAGACCAAATGCCAATATTACCAGTGAGCAAATGGCGGTGATGATCACTCATGCCATGAGTTTCGCCGGCAAAAAGACAAATGCCGATGCAAGAGGCTTGTCCGTATTTACTGACAGTCCATTCTTCAGCAGCTGGGCTAAAGATGTCGTTGCTCAATCGGTGAGTGCAGGCGTGATTTACGGTAGAACAGCTACCACCTTCTCACTTTAA